The stretch of DNA AGTTGGTAACGACTGATCGCAAGGTCAATCACACCCGCGAAGACGTGGACGTCAGCCTGCGCATCACCCCGCAACTGGACGACCAGTTGCTGGCGCGGCATATTGCTCGGATCCCGTTCATCTGCTGCGCGTCACCGGGTTACCTCGCCAGCGCAGGGTTGCCGACCACCCCCGAGACGTTGCGTGATCACTGCTGCCTGGTATTCCGTTATCCGGTGGATGGCCGTTTCCTGCGTTGGGGCTTCGTGCGTGACGGCATGCGCTTCGAGGCGGAATTTGGCCGCGTATTGATCAGTGACGATATCGATGCCCTGACCCAGATGGCCCTCAACAATGGCGGCATCACCCGTTTGGCCGAGTTCATCGTCAGGCCGCATCTGGCCTCGGGGGCGTTGGTGCCGTTGTTCGAATACAGCGACAGCGGCCAGGCATATGCCCAGACCGAGCCGATGGACATCTATCTGTGCGTGGCTGATCGCTTTGCCCTGACGCCAAAGGTTCGCGCCTTCATGGGCTTCCTGCGCGACGCGCTGGGCGACAGCTGGCAGGTCCAGGCATGAAAAAACCGCCACGAGGGCGGTTTCTTGTGGAGCAGGTACGAATCAGAAACGGTAGGTGAGGGAAGCACCGATACCGTGAGCGCTGTTCTCGTACTTGGCCTGGTAGCTGCCTTTGAGCAGGGCTTCGTTAGCGGAGCTTGGCTGGTTGTTGACCTTGGTGTCTTCCTCCCACAGATAGGAGTAGGCGACATCGATGGTCA from Pseudomonas putida encodes:
- a CDS encoding LysR family transcriptional regulator; protein product: MDLLNAIRSFIKVVEAGSIAAGARNLGLSPAAVSQNLARLEGHLQVRLLSRTTRSMALTPAGSQYYERVRHIERDLALAEQAVTTPDSEPQGRLCIASTSAFGRHVLAPLIPAFSARYPLLSIELVTTDRKVNHTREDVDVSLRITPQLDDQLLARHIARIPFICCASPGYLASAGLPTTPETLRDHCCLVFRYPVDGRFLRWGFVRDGMRFEAEFGRVLISDDIDALTQMALNNGGITRLAEFIVRPHLASGALVPLFEYSDSGQAYAQTEPMDIYLCVADRFALTPKVRAFMGFLRDALGDSWQVQA